ATTGAAATTTGATCGTAAATACCAGATATAAATATAGAACTAATGAGCGGCAGGCTAATGATAAAACCTATTATTAAGGCGCCGATTGCACTAATTTTTTTAGCTCTACGGTCTAAATAATGTCTTGTATCATCGCCAGGATAAATGCCATCGAAATAATTCCCACTCTTTTGAAAGTCTTTAGCAATACGTTTTGTATTCAACATAACTCGAGATAAATAATAGTTTAAGATAATCAACATGATGATGAATATCAATACCCCAATCGGATTATCTAATTCTAAAAATGGTGGTCGATATTGAGTATCTCCAGTGATCCATCTTCCAACTAAATGTATTAAGACACCTAATAAGAAGAACAGTGAAAAGTTAAACATGATTGAAATACTACCAGCAGGGTTTAATTTCCAAGATACATAAGTGTCTTTTTTAGATGTACTGATATTCATAATATCTCTATAAATCATGCGATATTCAATCATTTCTATGAATAATAAAAGAATCAACACGACTAATATCATAACTCCACCAATCACCATCGTTTGGGCATCCAACAATTGAAGATGTTTATTTTGAAACATAGATTTGATGATACTAACTAATACGATAGGCGTTGGACCTGCGATACCATAAACAGTATTTTGATCAGCTAACCACACGAGTAACATTGTGCCGGCTACTAAGATAAGTAACATTAAAGGGAAATTAGCGTGATGAATCATACCCTTATTAATGTACTCACTTAAGATAAAATACCCTCGAATTAATGCTAATAAAATAGTGAAAAAACGTTCTTTATAGCTACGTTCTAGACGTGTTTGTTTTTGACCTTTCTCCATATTTCGATAGGTCAGTAATGTCATAATAATCATCGTTGTAAGCCAAGGACTTAATCCCAATGAGAATAGGTTGAGTGTTGTAATATCTCCGCCGACATTTGAAATAGCTAAATCAAGAAATTGATTCGTATGTTGTGCTGATGATTTCATATCAGCAATTTTAATATTACTACCCAATATGTATATGAAAATGATCATTAGAGTGAAAAGAATACGTTTATATAAAATTTTATATTCGATATTTTTAATGTTTTTAATATTCATCAATTTCCCACACTAATCCTTTTCTTTAAATGATTATAAAGAGGCAAAAGCACCCATTATTTTTTGAGTAATCAATTGAGTACTTTAGAAATAACAATGCTTCTGCCTCTATTTTATTCTAATTAATTATTGTTATCTTCTTTGCGATCTTTTTTGTCTTTTCTAGATTTTCTAAATATAGCTAGACCGAAAATCAATGATAATAATCCTGATAGTAAACCTTTAGATTGATTGTCATCTTCACCAGTGTCAGGTAATGCTTCTGAATGAGGTTTGTTGTTGTCATGTTGTTGTGCCTCAGAAGTTGGATGCATAGGTGAAACATTAGTTGATTCACTAGATGATGCACTCATGCTATGTGACATAGACTGAGATGTGCTGTCGTTCGTAGAAGCGCTTGTGCTCTGACTATGAGATATACTTTCACTTGGTGTTTCGGACGTAGACATTGATGTACTATGACTGTTTGAATCACTGCTACTTGTTGAATCACTGCCACTTACTGATTGACTAAATGAGTGACTATGACTTGGCGTATCCGATGTACTTACACTAGCGCTATCTGACGTACTATTACTATTTGAGTCACTGTTACTTGTTGAATCACTAATAGAAATACTATTCGTATGGCTATGTGATTGACTATCAGAAGTAGACATGCTCGTTGAGTCACTTGTAGAAATACTGCTACTTTCTGAAGTAGAAGTACTAGTGCTAACAGAATCACTTAGTGAAGTACTACCGCTTGTAGATGAGCTATCAGAAAGTGACGTACTCGTTGAGTTACTTGTTGAAGTACTACTACTTTCTGAAGTAGAAGTACTAGTGCTAACAGAACCACTTAATGACGTACTGCCGCTCGTCGATGATCTATCAGAAAGTGAAGTACTTGTTGAATCACTAGTAGAAGTATTGTCACTTAAAGAAGTCGACGTACTAGTACTTTCAGAATCGCTCAATGAAGTACTACCGCTTGTAGATGAACTATCAGAAAGTGAAGTGCTCGTTGAGTTACTTGTTGAAGTACTGCTACTTTCTGAAGTCGACGTACTAGTACTTTGAGAATCACTTAATGACGTACTACCACTTGTAGATGAACTGTCAGAAAGCGAAGTACTCGTTGAACCGCTCGTTGAAATACTACTACTTTCTGAAGTAGAAGTACTAGTGCTTTCAGAACTACTCATTGATGTACTACCGCTCGTCGATGAACTATCAGAAAGTGACGTACTCGTTGAGTCACTCGTCGAAGTACTATCACTTAACGAAGTTGAATCACTTGTACTTTGAGAATCGCTCGTTGAAGTACTGTCACTTAATGAAGTGGATGTACTTGTGCTTTCGGAATCACTCAATGACGTACTACCGCTTGTAGACGAACTAGCAGAAAGTGAAATACTTGTCGATCCACTAGTTGAAGTACTGTCACTTAATGAAGACGAAGTACTTGTGCTTTCGGAATCACTCAATGACGTACTACCGCTTGTAGACGAACTATCACTTAATGATGATGACGTGCTTGTACTTTCGGAGTCACTCAATGATGTGCTACCGCTTGTTGACGAACTGTCAGAAAGTGACGTGCTAGTTGAGTCGCTTGTTGAAGTACTATCACTTAACGAAGTTGAAGCACTTGTACTTTGAGAATCACTCAATGACGTACTACCGCTCGTCGATGAACTATCAGAAAGAGACGTACTCGTTGAGTCACTTGTCGAAGTACTATCGCTTAACGAAGTTGAAGCACTTGTACTTTGAGAATCGTTCAATGACGTGCTACCGCTTGTAGATGAACTGTCAGAAAGTGAAGTACTCGTTGAGTCACTCGTCGAAGTACTATCACTTAATGACGATGATGCACTTGTACTTTCAGAACCACTTAGTGAAGTGGATGTACTAGTGCTTTCGGAATCACTCAATGACGTACTACCACTCGTTGATGAACTGTCAGAAAGCGACGTACTCGTTGAGTCGCTCGTTGAAGTACTTGCTGATCCACTAGTTGAAGTACTACCACTCGTAGATGAGCTGTCAGAAAGCGAAGTACTCGTTGAATCGCTCGTTGAAGTACTGTCACTTAATGAAGTGGATGTACTTGTGCTTTCAGAATCGCTTAATGACGTACTGCCACTTGTCGATGAGCTATCAGAAAGCGAAGTGCTCATTGAATCACTTGTCGAAGTACTGTCGCTTAACGAAGTAGACGTACTAGTGCTTTCAGAGTCACTCAATGACGTACTACCGCTTGTAGATGAACTATCAGAAAGAGACGTACTTGTTGAATCGCTCGTAGACAAGCTATCACTTAATGAAGTCGACGTACTAGTACTTTCAGAATCGCTCAATGAAGTACTACCACTTGTCGATGAACTATCAGAAAGAGACGTACTCGTTGAGTCACTTGTCGAAGTACTATCGCTTAACGAAGTTGAAGCACTTGTACTTTGAGAATCGTTCAATGACGTGCTACCGCTTGTAGATGAACTGTCAGAAAGAGACGTACTCGTTGAGTCACTCGTCGAAGTACTATCACTTAATGACGATGATGCACTTGTACTTTCAGAACCACTTAGTGAAGTGGATGTACTAGTGCTTTCGGAATCACTCAATGACGTACTACCACTCGTTGATGAACTGTCAGAAAGTGATGTGCTAGTTGAGTCGCTTGTTGAAGTACTGCTACTTTCTGAAGTCGACTTACTTGTACTTACAGAGTCACTTAGTGATGTACTTCCACTTGTAGATGAACTATCGGAAAGTGAAGTACTTGCTGATCCACTCGTAGATGAGCTGTCAGAAAGCGAAGTACTCGTTGAATCGCTCGTTGAAGTACTGTCACTTAATGAAGTCGACGTGCTTGTACTTACAGAGTCACTTAGTGATGTACTACCACTTGTCGATGAACTATCGGAAAGTGAAGTACTTGCTGATCCACTAGTTGAAGTACTGTCACTTAATGAAGTGGATGTACTTGTGCTTTCAGAGTCACTCAATGACGTACTACCACTTGTCGATGAACTATCAGAAAGCGAAGTACTTGTTGAGTCACTCGTAGACGAGCTATCACTTAATGATGATGACGTGCTTGTACTTTGAGAATCGCTCAATGACGTACTACCGCTCGTCGATGAACTGTTAGAAAGTGAAGTACTTGTTGAATCACTCGTTGAAGTACTGTCACTTAATGAAGTTGAAGCACTTGTACTTTGAGAATCGCTCAATGACGTGCTGCCACTTGTCGATGAGCTATCAGAAAGCGAAGTGCTCATTGAATCACTTGTCGAAGCACTGTCGCTTAACGAAGTAGACGTACTAGTGCTTTCAGAGTCACTCAATGACGTACTACCGCTTGTAGATGAACTATCAGAAAGCGAAGTACTTGTTGAATCACTCGTCGACGTACTGTCACTTTCTGAAGTAGAAGCACTTGTGCTTTCAGAATCACTCAATGACGTACTGCCGCTCGTCGATGAGCTATCGGAAAGTGAAGTACTTGTTGAATCACTCGTCGACGTACTGTCACTTAATGAAGTGGATGTACTTGTGCTTTCAGAATCACTCAATGAAGTGCTGCCACTTGTCGAAGTACTATCACTTAATGAAGACGAAGTGCTTGTACTTTCAGATCCACTTAATGAAGTAGATGCACTTGTGCTTTCAGAATAGCTCAATGACGTACTGCCACTTGTCGATGAGCTGTCGGAAAGTGAAGTACTTGTTGAATCACTAGTTGAAGTACTGTCACTCAATGAAGTCGAAGTACTTGTGCTTTCAGAATCACTCAATGACGTACTGCCACTCATAGATGAACTATCACTTAATGATGACGACGTACTTATGCTTTCAGAGTCGCTTAATGAAGTACTACCGCTCGTAGATGAGCTATCAGAAAGAGAAGTACTTGTTGAATCACTAGTAGAAGTACTGTCACTTAATGAAGTAGAAGCACTTGTGCTTTCAGAATCGCTTAATGACGTACTGCCGCTCGTCGATGAGCTATCAGAAAGAGAAGTACTTGTTGAATCACTTGTTGAAGCACTACTACTTTCTGAAGTAGACGTACTTGTACTTTCGGAGTCACTTAGTGAAGTAGAAGTACTAGTGCTTTCAGAGTCACTCAATGACGTACTACCACTAGTTGACAAACTGTCAGAAAGAGACGTACTTGTTGAGTCACTCGTAGACGAGCTATCACTTAATGATGATGACGTGCTTGTACTTTGAGAATCGCTCAATGACGTACTACCGCTTGTCGATGAACTATCAGAAAGCGACGTACTCGTTGAGTCGCTAGTTGAAGTACTATCACTTAATGAAGTTGAAGCGCTTGTACTTTGAGAATCGCTCAATGACGTACTACCGCTCGTAGATGAACTGTCAGAAAGTGACGTACTTGTTGAGTCACTCGTCGAAGTACTGTCACTTAATGATGATGATGCACTTGTACTTTCAGAGTCACTTAATGAAGTACTACCACTTGTAGACGAGCTATCAGAAAGTGACGTGCTCGTTGAAGTACTGTCACTCATTGAAGTTGAAGCACTTGTACTTTCAGAGTCGCTTAATGAAGTACTACCGCTCGTAGATGAACTGTCAGAAAGCGAAGAACTCGTTGAATCGCTCGTTGAAGTACTATCACTTAATGAAGTGGATGTACTTGTGCTTTCGGATCCGCTCAGTGATGATGAAGTACTTGTACTTTCAGAGTCACTCAATGACGTACTACCACTTGTTGACGAACTATCAGAAAGTGAAGTACTTGTTGAGTCACTAGTAGAAGTACTGTCACTTAATGAAGTAGACGTACTTCTACTTTCGGAGTCACTCAATGATGT
The DNA window shown above is from Staphylococcus sp. M0911 and carries:
- the secY2 gene encoding accessory Sec system protein translocase subunit SecY2; translation: MNIKNIKNIEYKILYKRILFTLMIIFIYILGSNIKIADMKSSAQHTNQFLDLAISNVGGDITTLNLFSLGLSPWLTTMIIMTLLTYRNMEKGQKQTRLERSYKERFFTILLALIRGYFILSEYINKGMIHHANFPLMLLILVAGTMLLVWLADQNTVYGIAGPTPIVLVSIIKSMFQNKHLQLLDAQTMVIGGVMILVVLILLLFIEMIEYRMIYRDIMNISTSKKDTYVSWKLNPAGSISIMFNFSLFFLLGVLIHLVGRWITGDTQYRPPFLELDNPIGVLIFIIMLIILNYYLSRVMLNTKRIAKDFQKSGNYFDGIYPGDDTRHYLDRRAKKISAIGALIIGFIISLPLISSIFISGIYDQISIFTQFIILIYITINITETIRTYLYFDKYKSFLNKYW
- a CDS encoding KxYKxGKxW signal peptide domain-containing protein, whose amino-acid sequence is MSKRQRNLKHSLEEEKSRVKLYKSGKHWIKSGIKEIKLMQIMGLPIFSNHTSEGPDETQDKGNFVKRNAIKATTIAGGAFTVNMLHNHQAMAASELPITSELSTQSEAVANQNSTELKHASTNENPSNSESVSSEKTQSSEKNDNADSTQSTDSQSDQSNTQSSESVKDQTEQQSESDQSHNDSHSEQSSKQDQSEHNSTTSSESEGDSKDAKSTTSSTNDKSTDTQSQKSTSTSQDQQQSTSSKPKVDTNEGQSQSSTQSKDSQTPNNATTSESSSNQNNIVKSESITNQTSYVNERMTHTASESVVTTPVASESTKPTNTTKVRAFSRLAVNRLAATATPTPIAPTTSQVVVDKNNFTDHFTTVGSATFDKNTGIATLTPDASSQKGAISLGTKINSNKSFHFTGKVNLGTRYEGFSPDGVTGGDGIGFAFSPGTLGQIGKEGAALGIGGLNNAFGFKLDSYHNTSQPNASASANKDPANVSGGGAFGAFVTTNSSGVASTYTDSTKTANAAKLTTQPNGTFQDFVIDYNGDTKVMTVTYAGQTWTRNISDWIKASNNTNFSLSMTASTGGARNLQQVQIDSFTYTESATAQVHYVDANTGKEIIPPKTLAGDVDNTVNIDDQQSNLTSKGYQLVNVDSTYAPTYNATNKTVKLTNAGQAITIFYKDVKAPTINMTNQTKEINSPISPITVNSTDNGTGTVTNTVTGLPAGLSYDSTSNTITGTPTQLGNNTVTVTSVDQAGNSSSSTFTINVVDTTNPVIYIGNQSNQVFTPINNVTINTSDNSGSTTDTVTGLPPGLTYDPSTKTVSGTPSQLGSYTVTVTSKDASNNTTTKTFTWNIERNAASDSLSNSESTSTITSTSTSNSTSNSNSISASNSTSTSLSDSKSNSLSASTSTSASTSDSTSASLSGSQSASTSASTSSKLSDSASASTSASDSTSSSTSASDSASTSSSTSASLSGSQSASTSTSTSSKLSDSASASTSASDSTSSSTSASDSASTSSSTSASLSGSQSASTSTSLSDSTSTSGSTSLSDSQSASTSTSDSTSTSLSDSSSTSGSTSLSDSQSTSASTSLSDSTSTSDSTSTSLSDSSSTSGSTSLSDSESRSTSTSLSDSTSTSDSTSTSLSDSSSTSGSTSLSDSESTSTSSSLSGSESTSTSTSLSDSTSTSDSTSSSLSDSSSTSGSTSLSDSESTSASTSMSDSTSTSTSLSDSSSTSGSTSLSDSESTSASSSLSDSTSTSDSTSTSLSDSSSTSGSTSLSDSQSTSASTSLSDSTSTSDSTSTSLSDSSSTSGSTSLSDSQSTSTSSSLSDSSSTSDSTSTSLSDSLSTSGSTSLSDSESTSTSTSLSDSESTSTSTSESSSASTSDSTSTSLSDSSSTSGSTSLSDSESTSASTSLSDSTSTSDSTSTSLSDSSSTSGSTSLSDSESISTSSSLSDSSSMSGSTSLSDSESTSTSTSLSDSTSTSDSTSTSLSDSSSTSGSTSLSYSESTSASTSLSGSESTSTSSSLSDSTSTSGSTSLSDSESTSTSTSLSDSTSTSDSTSTSLSDSSSTSGSTSLSDSESTSASTSESDSTSTSDSTSTSLSDSSSTSGSTSLSDSESTSTSTSLSDSASTSDSMSTSLSDSSSTSGSTSLSDSQSTSASTSLSDSTSTSDSTSTSLSNSSSTSGSTSLSDSQSTSTSSSLSDSSSTSDSTSTSLSDSSSTSGSTSLSDSESTSTSTSLSDSTSTSGSASTSLSDSSSTSGSTSLSDSVSTSTSTSLSDSTSTSDSTSTSLSDSSSTSGSASTSLSDSSSTSGSTSLSDSVSTSKSTSESSSTSTSDSTSTSLSDSSSTSGSTSLSDSESTSTSTSLSGSESTSASSSLSDSTSTSDSTSTSLSDSSSTSGSTSLNDSQSTSASTSLSDSTSTSDSTSTSLSDSSSTSGSTSLSDSESTSTSTSLSDSLSTSDSTSTSLSDSSSTSGSTSLSDSESTSTSTSLSDSTSTSDSMSTSLSDSSSTSGSTSLSDSESTSTSTSLSDSTSTSDSTSTSLSDSSSTSGSTSTSGSASTSTSDSTSTSLSDSSSTSGSTSLSDSESTSTSTSLSGSESTSASSSLSDSTSTSDSTSTSLSDSSSTSGSTSLNDSQSTSASTSLSDSTSTSDSTSTSLSDSSSTSGSTSLSDSQSTSASTSLSDSTSTSDSTSTSLSDSSSTSGSTSLSDSESTSTSSSLSDSSSTSGSTSLSDSESTSTSSSLSDSTSTSGSTSISLSASSSTSGSTSLSDSESTSTSTSLSDSTSTSDSQSTSDSTSLSDSTSTSDSTSTSLSDSSSTSGSTSMSSSESTSTSTSESSSISTSGSTSTSLSDSSSTSGSTSLSDSQSTSTSTSESSSTSTSNSTSTSLSDSSSTSGSTSLSDSESTSTSTSLSDNTSTSDSTSTSLSDRSSTSGSTSLSGSVSTSTSTSESSSTSTSNSTSTSLSDSSSTSGSTSLSDSVSTSTSTSESSSISTSDSTSMSTSDSQSHSHTNSISISDSTSNSDSNSNSTSDSASVSTSDTPSHSHSFSQSVSGSDSTSSSDSNSHSTSMSTSETPSESISHSQSTSASTNDSTSQSMSHSMSASSSESTNVSPMHPTSEAQQHDNNKPHSEALPDTGEDDNQSKGLLSGLLSLIFGLAIFRKSRKDKKDRKEDNNN